The following is a genomic window from Fusarium oxysporum Fo47 chromosome IV, complete sequence.
CATCACGACGAACAAGGTCTCCATCACCCGGCGCATCACATCGTCAAATTCAATCACCGCATACTGCCAAAAAATCAAGCAAGCATTTGAGCGCTGCCATCGCTTCTCCCTTGCCGCATAAGAAGCGCATGCCTGCTAGTGATTTCGTTCGCCGTGCAACAGAAAACATGCAGGCGGAAACTTCTCGCGATGGTGCGAGCCGTCGCACTCATGAGCGATCTACCTCTTCTGTTGCTGGTGCCACTGGCATGCTTCCCACACCATCAAAGACTCCCCAAAAACCACCCACAGAAAAGAAAACCGCACACATCAAATCAGTCGCCCGCAACCTTTTTAGTTCCGATGCCGATGAAGCGACTTTGACTCCTAGGAAACGAGCTTCCAAGAAGTACACCGGCATCTCGATGGAGAGCTTTTCCGtggaagaggttgaggagccTATTGAGATCTTCACCGATACCCGGGATCGAGTACCTGTTCGTGACGAGAGCCAAGAGAATCCTTTCCTTACATCGGAAAACCCATTCTTCAGCGATGCACCGCGACCTGAGACTACTAAACGTCACGACAAgcgcaaggtcaaggttcCTGGAGAAGGCATCAAGACTGTCGATGATCTTGCTGATCGCAAGGATGGCATGGTGTACACATTGTAAGTTTTGTTTAACCCAATTATTTAATATGCAAACGCTAATTCGAACAGCCGTGGAAAGAGATTCTTCCGCAAGTGGTCGGAGCAAGAGATGGATGATTGGGATGAGCGTCAAGCCGCAGAAGAGGATCCTGAGGCTCATCTCAACCGCCCATTAACTCGAAGTTCCATTAAACCTCGTCTTTTGTTCCACAATGATAAGACGGATGAGCAgattgaggaagaggaggctgTGACTGACGTCGAGGAGAATGATGAGGAGCTACATGTCCCAGAAACTCCATCTGCGTCTAAGCCAGAACGCGCTTGCACTCCTGAAGCACCCAGGTTTGCTCCCGCTTCACCACCGTCTACTCGACGAGTCACTCGATCCACCAACAAATTGCCTGACGAAGGTACTCCTGTCAAGCCGCCTGGAAAGCGAAGCCCCTTCGACTCTTGGCGACGAACCAAGGAAGGTGTCGTTAAATCACCATCGCGCAAACGCTCCGCAGACAGCGTCGACACTAGGGAGTCTAAGCGTACCCGCATCTAAGGAAATCCCTCCCCGTGCATAGGCGTCGCATTTGCTTTCTACTACGGTGTCACATCTCGGTCAAGTGGCTGCCCCATGAACTTCAATAATTCTGCATATGGTTTAATCCTACTTATTGCCTTTCAAAGGAACTTCGGACCGGTTTTGGCGTTGGACGGTATTGGCGCGTTAAAAGGACTAATAGGCCGACAGGGTCGATGGCATGTATTGCATTGAGAGACAGCGTTTATTGTTGATACCTGCCCtcgaaagaggaagagaggatGGAAGGCCAAGTCTGTTTCGGTTTATTACATTTGAGAAGGTTCGGTACGGCTGGTCTGGTTCGCTAAGGGGTTTCCCTCTGGAAGTATTCGATTCTGTGAGCCCCGGTTTTTAGGTAGATTTTTTTTTCATGATGTAGTCgaataaaagaaaagacaAGTTCATGATAATTACATGAGTCCCCCCCCTGACACCCGTGCCTGTGAACATTAAGCCCAATTGGAAGTCATGCTGTGACGTACTGACGTGCTTAGCGCTCTCTCTGACTCTGCATGCCTGCCCCACGTGCCCCTCATTGCGATTTCACCCTGACATTGATTTCATCAAATACTCTACGTATCTCACGGGCATTGCAATCTAGTGAGtcctttctctctcttctctgcGTATTCTTTAGAAAAAAGACATACTGACTACCAGACCAGATTGTAAGGACCCTGTGACACCTTCTCTATAGGTCAAGATGCATATCCTCGTCACGAATGACGATGGGCCGCCATCACCACACTCCTCTCCCTACGTTCACTGTCTCATtcagcagctccagcaagCCGGCCACGCTGTCTCAGTCTGCTTGCCTCATACCCAGAGATCATGGATCGGGAAGGCACATATGATTGGGCAGACTCTCAAGCCTCTGTACTACCGCCCTTCAAAAGTTATCCACGGTGAGGACTCTCCGGGCACCACTCACCATCGACCCTCCCCCTCAGGAGATGTCGAGGAATGGATTTTGATTGATGGAACGCCGGCTTCCTGCGTTCAGATTGGTCTTCATCACTTTTTCCAAGATCGAGGGCCTATCGACCTTGTTGTTAGTGGGCCTAACTACGGCAGAAACACCACAGCAGTCTTTGCCCTTAGCTCGGGGACGCTGGGTGCTGCTCTAGAGGCGGCTGTTTGCCAGAAGAAATCCATTGCGCTAAGCTTCGCCTTCTTCACTCGAAACCATGACCCAGTTATCATCGAGGCAGCTTGCCGGCGCAGCGTCAAGGTCATCGAAACACTTTACAATCAATGGCCCACAGACGGCAGTGCAGACCTCTACAGCGTTAATGTGCCCTTGGTAGAGGGGCTGGAGAACAACAAGGCTATATGGACCAACGTTTTGCAGAACTACTGGAGAGAAGGTGGCTGCTTCCAAGAGATCGAAGGCGAGGCTGGAGACGAgaacgaagaagaggagaggataCGTGAGGGTGTTGGGGGTGAGGTGGATGATGCCGCCCGGCCTAGCTCACGAAAAGGGCATACCCATAAGCACTTCAAGTGGGCGCCAAAGTTCACTGATGTTTACAAGAGTGTGGAAGAGTCTGGCCCGGGCAACGACGGATGGACTGTGAAGGAGGGATTGACAAGGTACGTCGTTTGCTACGAGAAAAATTCCATTATTGACTATTTTAGCATCACACCTCTTAAGGCAAACTTCATGCATGGTCCTGGAGAATGGAACCAGCAGGAACTCAAACTGTAAGTGTCCTCGATCGAATGATATGTGGTGGGCAGAGTTAGGAGAGAAGCACAATGCCTGTATTCTACCAAGACCACAAATAGACATATTCTTACTGTTGATAAAGGGACTCAGGTTCAGAGGCAAGCCAAATCAAGCAAGAGGTGGCATTGAGGCAAAAGAGCCCCTCGATTCAAGCTGTCATCTCCTACGAAGACTCTTACGTACAACCACTCATTCTCTCCGCCCTCAACTCACTGTTCCCCGAAGGCATATTCAATGTAATCACTGAAGTACCGGAGTCTGATGAGCCAGCTCTTGCGAAGATCGTCCCCTCAGAAGGAAATATATTACAGATCGTGGCGTACGAGGCCATCGACTTTGAGTATGCCGCCAGCCATGAGCGTACGACTCTAATCAACAGCTATATGATTCGAAAGGCTCTGATCCGAAAACACTTTCTGTCCACTACCGTCGATCACTGGGTGGCAAAGCACCCCGAGTCCGTCTTGGCGTCTCACATCAAGCGCAGTGAAGCCTTCGAAGTCGACTTCGCCGAGTTTCTAGACGATGCTCTAGTGGAAGCTTTTGACCTCCGAGAGAGTATGGAACGCAACGAACAACAGTCAAATCCCAAGGATAAGGAGTGGTGGATCCTGAAGCCAGGAATGAGTGATCGCGGCCAAGGCATTCGACTCTTCAGCTCCATGGATGAGCTTCAGAATATCTTTGACCTCTGGGAGGAGGACCAGCCTGacactgatgatgaagaggaggatgtcgCTGAGCAGGATGACGACGGCGACAACATTATGACCTCGCATCTGCGACACTTTGTTGCGCAGCCGTATATTCACCCGCCCCTTCTTGTCGACGACGAGAAGCGCAAGTTCCACATTCGCACCTACGTGATGTGCACAGGAAGCCTCGATGTCTGGGTTTACAAGCACATGCTGGCACTCTTTGCTGGAAAGCCCTATGCTGCGCCGTCAGATGCACCAGAGGATATCGAGTCTTTCCTTACAAACACATGTCTTCAAGATTCACCAAACGAAAACACTGTGCGCCGTTTCTGGGACCTGCCCTTGTCAGGCGACGTGCGCGATGATATCTTCCACCAGATTTGCGAGGTAACTGGAGAGATCTTCGAGGCTGCAGCAAAGGCTATGCCTATCCACTTCCAGGCGCTGCCCAATGCCTTCGAGGTATATGGCCTAGATTTCCTTGTGGATGCCCAAGGAACTGCTTGGCTGCTTGAGATCAATGCGTTCCCCGACTTTAAGCAGACTGGAGGCGACTTGAAAGAGATTGTGTCTGGGTTCTGGAAAGGTGTACTGAGACATGGAGTTGCACCCTTCTTTGGAGTTGAGAATTCGATCAAGGACCAAGAGGGCGCCGAGGACATGGTCCCTGTCCGTAAGGTGGATTTGGGACGACGATAAGGCGTACGGTTGATGAAGATAGAGCCACGAAAAGTGCGGCAGATTTAGTCGTCAACACCTTCTACTCAGGGAGTTCAAAAGTTCTTTGTTTTACATTCACACCTTGCACTTGTTGCACTTATCATGCCATCATGCTACTCCAGTGAAATTCAAGTAGCACCGATAGAACCGACTGATCCTAACAATGGTCTAGATGTGCGTAGCATAGCCCATCGCAATAGTTGATCAACATCTTGACACCGGGGACTGCTCAATGTCGGAACACCACGATTCCGTTATTGCACAATCCGCAAACGCAAGGCTAGACAGGGCCAGATAGCACATGTACCATTTCTCACCGTAACTTAATAGCAGTTAAAAGTCTATCATATAGGAAAGTGTTGTCCAAAGAGGAGAAACGGATCCCGCTGATTGGTGTTTGGAAATACACAGCCACGATGCGGTGGAGTTGAAAGCAGGATTCCCCAAGAGCCATTTTTCTCTTAGCATACGTCTCTTTGTAAATCCTCAAATTCAAGAGAGTCAAAATTGTGGAAATTCATCAATAAGGAAGTTGAATTTTGCTGTGCCGTAACGAAGCATGGGACTTTTAGTTGACAAGGAGGCTGTGCGATGATAGTAGCGAAGGATCTGATGATGCAACTGAAAAAGGTTTCTCCCACGAAATGAAACCCGATGCTACGTTCCGGATCGCATGGGTTTTGTAATTGTGAGTTTCAGTACAGGGAGTATCATGTAAGATACGTCAGGGTTTTTTTGTTGTTTGCTAGGGCGCAAATCTACTTACGTGAGATTGAATCGCGAGATATGACAAACAAGGACCGTCGTACTCCGTGCAACCGCTGGGAACCGGATCTTGCCAGGACCTTGGCAAGGCTTGTACGGTCATATTTTGATAGTGTCATATTACATACACTTAATCCTTTGGCGCAAACTGGAGATTAGTCTTATCAGACCATTTCATGCTCTCCCAGATTTTAGGCTTCCCACGTTGTTTGCGCCAGGCTCGGGATGTGACAGCTCATGGCAGTATTCTTCCCCCTTCTACTCATATGAAACCAGCCTCGTAGTTCACGGGGCTTATGAGACATTCTCAAGGCATTATCAAGACTTTCCAGTTTGCCGTCTTCTCTTGCAGTTTCAAAGTGGCTAGTAAATCCTGGGTTAGACTGGTCAAGTTGGGCTCAATTCTGCCTCGTTACTTCAAAGACGAATACGTGCTAGCGAAATGGGCATGGACATCAACTAATACGTCCTGTGTCCTCATAAAACATTGCTTCGCAGATCCCATGGTCCAATATCCTGGTGCAGGAGGCGAAATGTATATGTATTGTGGCCACCGAATATACATATTGAAACACATTTTGCATATCTCTCTAATATAGTAGTCAAACACAAAAGCTTTGATTTCCCATGGTAAGCTGGGCTGGGTTATAAATTACATGAATCGTAGTGACGCACCCGAACCTTGAAACTGACCACAAGTTCTCATTGAATGTGGCTTAGATAAAGCTAAAACTTGGGCTCAGTTTGTAGTCTAGTCGAACAACTTCTGCGGATTTACAGACAGACTTTGTAATACAAATGGCTAGGGAGACTACATCACATGTGATGTCAAAAGCACTGCCTCCTGGATCATACGTGATAGTAGCTGGAGGGTAGTTGTTGGGGTTGAGCCGCCACTTGGCTCGCCAGGCATATGCTTTGCACAATACTATTCGGCCAACTAAGTACCTGGTAGGGTAGCGAAGCTATAGACACTACCGAGTGGTTAACCGGCCGAGTCATTTCACTAAGAGTAAAGTCACGGCGAACACCAGGCCGAAAGTAAGAAGGCAAGGAAGATACCGGGAGACCACTCTATACTTGTGTACATGCATCGCGTGTTCGCAAACAATGGCTCTTATTGGAATTAGCCGATGAGGCTGAGTAATGCCACCAGACGTAATGAGAGCCATTCATTATATGGTTACGATATACTTCACCTGTTGACTAACATTTAAATCAGCCCAGGATTTTTAAACTCGGTtcagcttggcttggcttggctcgGCTTGGCTAGATGGCTTAAGACCCTTGCTGCATAAGCTGCCAGACGAAAGATTTCTGGGCAAAGATCTAAAGTGTAATTTGATTGGCTGAACAATTCAAGATTCGTTTCCTAAATGAGACGTGAACAACTCTTTTTCAACGACAATTAATCATCGTTGAATTTGAGACAAAATACTGTTTTTGAGGTGATTTCTGGTAACGAACGCTTTCAGCGACAGTAGCGGCGCTTCATGACTCATTTTGCACCCATTTTGAGTATTTCGATCTGCTCTATTCAACATGATCTGGACACAAGCCCCAACAGCCTGGCCATTGGTTAGATATGTGGCTGTGCAGTGCCACCCGCCACATTCAAGTTTTCATTATACTTAAGAAGGCCTCCGGCTGCCCGTATAGCATTGCAGAGTTCCTACATATCAAAACTTTGTATGATGGGCCAGTCTCCAATAATTATTCCGACCTTGATGAAAAGAGTGGCCTCGGCCATGCCAAGCCTCGTGTTTAAGGGATCAAAACCTCCATTTGTTCATGATCGACATGTGACACGCGACGGGCATAAAAAGGAGATACGAGAGGTCTCTTTCGGCATAGTAATGCCAAGCCTGACATGTCAAGATGCCAATGCCTTGATCTCCCTTACCAGAGAAATCAAGGTTCTTCGCGATAAATGTGTTTTTCAAGTGTGACGGGTTGTCATCGAGGAGACGCAGTTGGCTCATTTCATATCAAAGTTGCCTGCCCAGCCAATCTCGCTTCTTTCCCGTTAGTGACATGAAGGACAAGGCTCCAAATATCAGAAAACGAAGCTTGACCCGAGCAGTGGGGTCTCAAGAACGTTACGATTGGATGGTTAATAAATAGCGTTATGGGGTTTACAGCTCCTCGATCCAAGGTTACTTGGACAGGATCAAATCCGAGCTCTAATCCTAGTGTAACAAACTAAACATCCCCTGGTACAGTACGACTTTGAAGAGGACTATTGTTTCTCAACATTGAGAGGGCTATGATCCACACCCCTGGTCAAGTTATCGCGGTGTTCGAAAAAACTAACGCTCCCATGACATGCTGTCAGAATCCTCAAGTTGCTGAATGTGTGACTCTCTTCTAAGCCGGAATGCACGGTTGAGCAATCTAAGAAAATAAGCTCATCAGCCGTGTGACTACGCAAGAGCCCGCAGCTAAGGGACAAGGATAGAGAGGATCCAATTTACAACGAAATTGCCCATAGGACTTTATGTAGTCCGACCCGGACTCGATTCCTATATGCTTCTCTCAGCCGTAGACGTCCGTCTCACCAGGGAAGTTGCTTGATTAAGAAGACATTTTTGAATGTGAAAAGACGGGGGGTTCAAGCACGACTTCATGGATTAGCCGCAGTGACATCCATATTCATGCCTGGGCTCTTAATAGGGGCGAAAACTGGACCAAGACAGGATCCACGGCTAGTCAGAATAGTATCGCGTCGTCATGTCGACCACTGTCTCGCCCATACCAGTGTGTAGTATACCTAGGATTTTCCGGCATTTACGTTGAACTGGGGCTTATTCAAGCTATTGTTCTTGCTCATCTCGCTACCAGCCACGATGCGCAGTGACTCGTGAGACGTCATTTGCCTGTTGGTACAAACGAAAACAGATTTACGGATACAAATCTCAGAGATAATGTTCGTTTGCCCGACTATAGGTGCAGATGCACTGAGTCAGGAATGGTAACTAACATCACGGCGTTAAACATGCTATGAAACCCTCCCTGGAAATACCGACTTAGTCAACGTTTGACCACCAATCACTGTAATTCGTGCTTCTCCCGATGTAAAAAACTGTTTCAAAAAGCGTGTGGGCTTGGCGCCAAGTCGTGCCATTGACGACTCAGGACAAGGCAGTCCAGGAACGCTACAGGCCGATAGATGCTAGAGTCTTGGCTCTCCCCAGAGCTTCTAGACGTTGCCAAGACGGGATCATCATGCGCGAGTGCGAGTGCGTGTGCACTGTGGCGACATGGGGATGATGAGCTGCTTCACAATCTGTTGAGCGCGACAAACGAAGCTGAATGAACGTCACCAAatcgatcttcttcatctcatcatggacCCGTGACTCTGAGACTCAGAGTTTGAGTTATGTTGAAGCTAGTATGTGCAACACAGCCCCCCTCTCCAAGCGCCAAAGGCGTTAAGGGTGCGAGGCCGCCGAGGAAAGGTCCATCACGAGAGAAGTGCCCTGGCCGTGGAGTCGACGGAATTGACTGTACAGAAAGATGAGGCATGAGCGAGCCAGATATGGATAAGGCGATCTTTTGTTAAGCCGTAGGATCTATGGTTGAAGTAAAGTTGAAGTAAGAGTGAGCCAGCAATAGAGCTTGCTACCACCTTATGGTTGAAATTGATCGGGAATATAGCACAGTGCAAGTACGTCCTTGTACACATAGCAGGAACCTGTCTCCGCGTGTGGAAATTCTTTCACTCGTCCATTGTATTGCTCAAAGTCTCTAGGTGCAATCAATGCCTAAGATCTGGCTCCAGGAGTTGTGAATACTACTCTGTCCCAAGGTAGAAAGTCTTCCGTTCGTTCGGCGCCTGCCCGGTCCTTGCACCGACCGACGGACGGGACCTCAATACCCTCCAGGTACGTAACTCTCTACACACACACCCGTAGTGATATTCGCTAACCAATCAGCAACAGTCGACGCTTTGCACTGCCTCAATTTGAAGACTGGACCAGAGAGAAGCAAGCTCGGTCGAGGCGAAAAACATTGGATGCCCATCCATTGCCCTCCACTTGATGCATTTCTCCTCAATTCAATCTTCAGCTTAACCTTTTCTTTTGGTTGTTTAATAAGTCGAGGATAAGTTGGCCATGATTAAGTTCTCGGGGGCTTATTCTACAGATACCTTAAATCATTCCACTTCTTTCTGCCCTTGAGGCTTCTTCTTAATACCAGTTTCCTTTACTTCCATCTAAACAACATCGCCCCATGCGCTCCTGGCTCCACGCCCTCATCTTCCCTTGAAGCTCCCTTTTGCTCAACATAATACACTAACTTACCTCACTACCGACAACACTTTTGCCGCTGCATAGCCTCAAATCTGGTTCGCTGTCAATTCTCCGGCCTCCAACTCTAGGCTGTCGCTCATCGCGGCACTGCCCGACCCAGTATGGCTGATCACGATGACCATCCGCCCATGAGGCGTCGCGCGTACGTGACTGAGGCAGAGGCTCAAGGGGCCTCCAGTGATTCAAACCCTTATCAACTGGTGAATGCTGATCAACATCCCAGCCCGACCATCACCATTGATACCACCGCTGTCAACCCTAATATTTCTACCGAACCGCCCCAAGAGTCACATCCTTCCAACATGCAAGACGATGCAGTTAGTCCTACAACAATAGCCGACCCTGTATCGACCAGCGGCATGTCGCAACGACCTTCGAGACCCGAATTGGACACATCCATGGCCTTTGAGAATCGAGACAGCAGACCAACAAGTCCCCACAATGTCTCGAGCCCAGTAACATCAAGATCAGGCGAACGCGGTGTTGGATTCCTATCTGTGCCTATGAACCACCGATCGCGACAAAACTCAGTCGACTCTGACGACATGTCTCGATCCGTTTCTTCACAAGGCGATACTACTGTTGTGGCGTCCAACTCGACACAGACAGATACGCTGAAAGGCTCCGAATACGACCACAAGAAGATTACCAACGATGAGAGCGCTTTGAAACCAGATACAGGCACAGAGCAAGATTTCGAGGTGGAAAACAACCCCTTTGCCTTTACACCTGGCCAGATGAACAAAATGTTCAACCCCAAGAGTCTTTCGGCTTTTTATATGTTAGGTGGCATTGATGGTATCGAGAAGGGTTTAAGATCTGATCGAAAGGCCGGATTGAGtatggatgagaagagcctGACCGGCAAGATCTCATTTGAGGATGCAACATCTAAGAAGCAGATGCCCCGCGAAGATCATCCTGCAGCGCAAACAGGCGATAGTTTTGCCGACCGATTACGTGTTTTCAAGGACAACAGGTTACCGGAGAAGAAAGGCAAGAGCCTTTTGGAGCTTATGTGGATTACTTATAACGACAAGGTTTTGATTCTGCTATCAATCGCTGCGGTAGTCAGTCTCGCAGTTGGCCTGTATCAAAGCTTTGGCCAAAAGCATGAGGAGGGCGAGCCCAAGGTTGAGTGGGTCGAAGGCGTTGCGATTATtgtcgccatcgccatcgtcgtCATTGTCGGTTCTTTGAACGATTACCAAAAGGAACGCCAATTCACGAAACTGAACAAAAAGAAACAGGACCGTCTGGTCAAGGTGATTCGATCAGGAAAGACAATAGAACTCTCTGTCTTTGACGTCTTAGCCGGTGATGTGATTCACATTGAGCCGGGTGACTTGGTACCGGTCGACGGAGTTCTGATCGAGGGCTTCAATGTCAAATGTGACGAATCTCAGGCCACTGGCGAATCAGACATTATTCGAAAACAGGCTTCTGAGGTTGTCTATAACGCCATCGAGAACCATGACGACCTCAAGAAGTTGGATCCTTTCATCCAATCTGGCGCTCGCATCATGGAAGGTGTTGGCACTTATATGGCTACCTCAGTTGGTGTTTACTCTTCATACGGCAAAACTCTCATGTCATTGAACGAGGATCCTGAGATGACTCCCCTACAGGCGAAGCTGAATGTTATCGCTACCTACATCGCTAAGCTCGGTAGTGCTGCTGGTCTTGCGCTCTTCATTGCTCTGTTTATCAAGTTCCTGGCTGGGCTACCGGCTTCTGATGATACACCCGCTGAAAAAGGACAGCAattcctcaacatcttcattgTTGTCGTTACTATTATTGTGGTTGCTGTCCCCGAAGGATTACCCCTTGCTGTTACCCTGGCCTTGGCTTTTGCGACAACCCGAATGCTTCGGGATGCCAACCTTGTGCGACACCTCAAGGCATGTGAGGTCATGGGAAATGCCTCTACCATTTGCTCTGACAAGACCGGCACTTTGACCCAAAACAAGATGCAGGTTGTGTCAGGAACTATTGGAACAAGTCTCCGTTTTGGTGGCTCATCCTCTGGAGATGCCAGCGGTGCCTCTACCCCAGTGGACACTAGTGGTGATATTGGCATTTCCGAGTTTGCCAAGATGCTCAGCAAACCTGTGAAGGACCTTCTGCTCAAGTCTATTGCACTCAACTCTACCGCTTTCGAAGGCGAGGTAGACGGAGAAAAGACCTTCATTGGTTCCAAGACTGAGACTGCCCTACTCATTCTCGCCAAGTCTCATCTTGGCATGGGTCCCGTGAGTGAGGAGCGTGAGAACGCCAAGGTTTTGCAGCTCATTCCTTTCGACTCTGGCCGCAAGTGCATGGGTATCGTTACTCAGGGCCCCAACGGTAGTGCACGTCTCTACATCAAGGGCGCCTCCGAAATCATCCTCTCCAAGTGTACTCAAGTACTTGGTGACCCAGCCAACGACGACTCCCTTGCTCCTATGTCCGATGATAATGTCAGCACTGTTCAGCAGCTCATCGAGAGCTATGCGAGAAGGTCACTCCGAACCATCGGCATTTGCTACAAGGACTTCCCCTCATGGCCACCCAAGAATGCCGGCCGTGTCGATGGCGGTAACGAAGTTGTCTTTGATGATCTTTTCTCGGACATGGCCTTTATTGGCGTCGTCGGTATCCAAGATCCTCTTCGGGAAGGTGTCCCAGAAGCTGTCAAGCTCTGCCAGCaggctggtgttgtcgttCGCATGGTTACCGGTGACAACAAAATCACCGCTGAGGCCATTGCAAAGGAGTGCGGCATCATTCAGCCTAACTCTATTGTTATGGAGGGACCTGAATTCCGCAACCTTTCTAAGCTGGAGCAAGAGGAGATCATTCCCCGCCTGCATGTTTTGGCACGATCATCCCCCGAAGACAAGCGTATCCTGGTGAAGAGactcaaggacaagaacgAGACAGTTGCTGTTACTGGTGACGGTACCAATGACGCCCCTGCTCTCAAGATGGCCGATGTCGGCTTCTCCATGGGTATCTCTGGTACTGAGGTCGCCAAGGAAGCTTCAGCCATTATTTTGATGGATGATAACTTCACCAGCATTGTCAAAGCTCTGAAATGGGGACGTGCAGTCAATGATGCAGTCAAGCGATTCCTTCAATTCCAGCTCACCGTCAACATCACTGCGGTTATCCTCACATTTGTTACAGCTGTCTCTAATAACGAAGAGTCATCTGTGCTGACCGCCGTGCAGCTGCTCTGGGTCAACCTCATCATGGATACacttgctgccctcgccctcgCCACCGATCCTCCCCACGACAGTGTTCTGGACCGAAAGCCCGAGCCCAAGGGATCCAGTATTATATCTGTCACTATGTGGAAGATGATCCTCGGTCAATCTATCTACCAACTCGTTATTACCTTCGTCCTCTACTACCAGGGCCCAATTGTGCCAATAGAGCCGAAACCGAGCGCCGAGGAAATCAAGACACTGGTTTTCAATACGTTTGTCTGGATGCAGATTTTCAACCAATGGAAGTAAGTGCCGCCTCTTGTAACGCAAATTGAATTTTTCCTAACGTATACAGTAACCGTCGTCTGGATAACAAGTTCAACATTTTCGAAGGCCTTACCAAGAACTGGTTCTTTATTGGTATCAGCGCTATCATGTGTGGTGGTCAGATCCTGATCATTTTCGTTGGCGGCGAAGCTTTCCAGATTGctaagaagaagcagagtGGCGAGCTCTGGGCCATGGCCATCGTTCTTGGCTTCCTCTCTATTCCTGTCGGCGTCATCATTCGCCTTATCCCTGACCATTTCCTTGAGGCTTTGATTCCCGAGTTCCTTAAGCAGCGTGCGAAGAAAGTGCCTGGTCTTACGGTGTCCGACGAGGAGATGAGCATGTACCCCGAGCCATTGGCGGATGTCCGCGACGAGCTCAACTTCCTTCGGCGCATGAAGGGTGGACGGTTGAACAACCTCAAGTTTGCAATCCAGCACCCTAAGGAGGCGGTTG
Proteins encoded in this region:
- a CDS encoding survival protein sure-like phosphatase/nucleotidase translates to MHILVTNDDGPPSPHSSPYVHCLIQQLQQAGHAVSVCLPHTQRSWIGKAHMIGQTLKPLYYRPSKVIHGEDSPGTTHHRPSPSGDVEEWILIDGTPASCVQIGLHHFFQDRGPIDLVVSGPNYGRNTTAVFALSSGTLGAALEAAVCQKKSIALSFAFFTRNHDPVIIEAACRRSVKVIETLYNQWPTDGSADLYSVNVPLVEGLENNKAIWTNVLQNYWREGGCFQEIEGEAGDENEEEERIREGVGGEVDDAARPSSRKGHTHKHFKWAPKFTDVYKSVEESGPGNDGWTVKEGLTSITPLKANFMHGPGEWNQQELKLDSGSEASQIKQEVALRQKSPSIQAVISYEDSYVQPLILSALNSLFPEGIFNVITEVPESDEPALAKIVPSEGNILQIVAYEAIDFEYAASHERTTLINSYMIRKALIRKHFLSTTVDHWVAKHPESVLASHIKRSEAFEVDFAEFLDDALVEAFDLRESMERNEQQSNPKDKEWWILKPGMSDRGQGIRLFSSMDELQNIFDLWEEDQPDTDDEEEDVAEQDDDGDNIMTSHLRHFVAQPYIHPPLLVDDEKRKFHIRTYVMCTGSLDVWVYKHMLALFAGKPYAAPSDAPEDIESFLTNTCLQDSPNENTVRRFWDLPLSGDVRDDIFHQICEVTGEIFEAAAKAMPIHFQALPNAFEVYGLDFLVDAQGTAWLLEINAFPDFKQTGGDLKEIVSGFWKGVLRHGVAPFFGVENSIKDQEGAEDMVPVRKVDLGRR